In one Desulfatiglans anilini DSM 4660 genomic region, the following are encoded:
- a CDS encoding DUF6079 family protein, translating to MKYGDLIQFEPIESVVQLRDADEAAAARQLVETYVISGEMAEKLVNLVVPQLQFDQPMDNKGLLVVGNYGTGKSHLMSVISALAENGDLATHLNDKSVASAAGKISGRFKVVRTEIGATTMSLRDILLAELEEHLAAMGVSYSFPPADKVSNNKRSFEEMMTVFHQEFPDHGLLLVVDELLDYLRTRKDQELILDLNFLREIGEVCKDLRFRFIAGVQEAIFDSPRFSFVADSIRRVKDRFEQILIARKDVKFVVAERLLKKTADQQVKIREYLTPFAKFYGRMNERMDEFVRLFPVHPDYIDTFERVTAVEKREVLKTLSLAMKKLLNQNVPDDRPGVIAYDGYWTTLRENPSFRAVPDIKAVIDCSMVLESRIQQALTRPAYKPMATQLIHALSVHRLTTGDIYATLGATAEELRDGLCLFQPGIEELGGEPADDLLSQVETVLREIHKTVSGQFISSNPDNRQYYLDLKKTDDFDALIEKRAESLDSSQLDRYYYEALRRVMECTDQTYVTGYKIWQHELEWLERKAARQGYLFFGAPNERSTAVPPRDFYLYFIQPFDAPHFKDEKKPEELFLRLTNTDEEFRTALRSYAAALDLASTASGHAKSTYESKASNFLRDLVQWLQKNMTTAFEVTYQGRAKSLTEWAKGKSIRELSGIGSYERINFRDLVNTTAGICLGTKFQDQAPEYPFFSVLITGANRAQAAQDTLRAIAGQNRTKQATAVLDALELLDGERLDPYRSKYAKHILGVAKKKGHGQVVNRSELIQDVLGVEYLAPQSLRLEPEWAVVVLAALVYAGEVVLSIPGKKFDATGLAQLAGTGIDELAQFKHIERPKDWNLPALKALFELLGLTPGMAQLVTQGKDEPVQELQKAVTAAVEKLVLVQQSMQTGLFFWGRNLLAEDEIKKLRAKLDETKTFLESLQAYTTTGKLKNFRYDASEVTAQRSGLESLAEIKSLEELVADLGSTASYLSTAEAVLATGHEWIDKMKTARDEVLAQIGDPAKRSAAAFRQQTQRKLGDLKKAYLLAYLSMHAKARLGVNEDKRKAQLMGDERLKDLQKLSTIDLMPRQHLSDFQNRLAGLRSCFALTEQELEASPVCPHCNFKPGSEPPATPAATILDALDGELDKLVENWTQTLLANLEDPTTKGNLSLLKPEPHKLVDGFIKKRTLPDDLDQDFIHALQEVLSGLTKVSVKIADLRDALLSGGSPATPAEMRKRFEEYLDGLTKGKEPGKVRIVLE from the coding sequence ATGAAATACGGAGACCTGATCCAATTCGAGCCTATCGAGTCCGTGGTCCAGCTACGTGACGCCGACGAGGCCGCCGCTGCCCGACAGCTTGTCGAGACCTATGTCATCTCCGGGGAGATGGCTGAGAAACTGGTCAATCTCGTCGTTCCTCAGCTTCAGTTCGACCAGCCCATGGACAACAAGGGGCTGCTGGTCGTCGGCAACTACGGCACCGGTAAGTCGCACCTCATGTCCGTGATCTCCGCCCTGGCCGAAAACGGCGATCTCGCCACGCATCTTAACGACAAGAGCGTGGCCAGCGCCGCAGGCAAGATCAGCGGGCGCTTCAAGGTGGTCCGAACCGAGATCGGCGCGACCACCATGTCCTTGCGCGACATCCTCTTGGCCGAACTGGAGGAGCACCTGGCCGCAATGGGTGTGTCTTATTCCTTTCCGCCCGCGGACAAGGTGTCCAATAACAAGCGTTCCTTCGAAGAGATGATGACCGTCTTCCACCAGGAATTTCCCGACCACGGCCTGCTCCTGGTAGTAGACGAACTGCTCGACTATCTGCGCACCCGTAAGGATCAGGAACTTATCCTCGATCTCAACTTCCTGCGCGAGATCGGCGAGGTCTGCAAGGACCTACGATTCCGTTTCATCGCCGGCGTCCAGGAAGCCATTTTCGATAGCCCTCGATTCTCTTTCGTAGCCGACAGCATCCGTCGGGTGAAGGACCGCTTCGAGCAAATCCTCATCGCCCGCAAGGATGTCAAGTTCGTGGTGGCCGAGCGTCTGCTCAAGAAGACCGCCGACCAGCAGGTGAAAATCCGGGAGTACCTGACCCCCTTCGCCAAGTTCTATGGCCGCATGAACGAGCGCATGGACGAGTTCGTGCGCCTCTTCCCCGTGCATCCGGACTACATCGATACCTTCGAGCGGGTCACCGCGGTGGAGAAGCGCGAGGTGCTCAAGACCCTGTCCCTGGCCATGAAGAAGCTCCTCAACCAGAACGTACCCGACGACCGGCCCGGAGTCATCGCCTATGACGGCTACTGGACGACCCTGCGCGAGAATCCGTCCTTCCGCGCCGTTCCGGACATCAAGGCAGTCATCGATTGCAGCATGGTGCTCGAGTCGCGCATCCAGCAGGCCCTCACCCGCCCGGCATACAAGCCCATGGCGACCCAGCTCATCCATGCGCTGTCCGTCCACAGGCTCACGACGGGCGATATCTACGCCACCCTGGGCGCGACGGCGGAGGAACTGCGCGACGGGTTGTGCCTCTTCCAGCCGGGCATCGAGGAACTGGGCGGCGAGCCCGCCGATGACCTGCTCTCCCAGGTGGAGACCGTCCTGCGGGAAATCCACAAGACGGTGAGCGGGCAGTTCATTTCGTCCAACCCGGACAACCGCCAGTATTACCTGGACCTCAAGAAGACCGACGATTTCGACGCGCTGATCGAGAAACGGGCCGAGAGCCTCGATTCCTCGCAGCTCGACCGCTACTACTACGAGGCGCTCCGGCGGGTCATGGAGTGCACGGACCAGACCTACGTGACCGGCTACAAAATCTGGCAGCACGAACTCGAATGGCTGGAGCGCAAGGCCGCGCGCCAGGGATACCTTTTCTTCGGCGCGCCCAACGAGCGTTCCACAGCGGTGCCGCCGCGGGACTTCTACCTCTACTTCATCCAGCCCTTTGACGCGCCGCATTTCAAGGACGAGAAAAAACCCGAGGAGCTGTTCCTGCGCCTGACGAACACGGACGAGGAATTCCGCACCGCGCTTCGAAGCTACGCCGCTGCCCTGGACCTTGCATCCACCGCTTCGGGTCACGCCAAGTCCACCTACGAGTCCAAGGCATCGAACTTCCTCCGTGATCTCGTGCAGTGGCTCCAGAAGAACATGACCACGGCCTTCGAGGTCACCTACCAGGGGCGCGCCAAGTCCCTGACTGAATGGGCCAAAGGTAAGTCCATCAGAGAGCTTTCCGGCATCGGCTCCTACGAACGTATCAACTTCCGCGACCTGGTGAACACCACCGCGGGCATCTGTCTCGGGACGAAGTTCCAGGACCAGGCTCCCGAATACCCCTTCTTCTCGGTGCTCATCACCGGAGCGAACCGGGCCCAGGCCGCACAGGACACCCTGCGCGCCATCGCCGGACAGAACCGCACCAAGCAGGCCACTGCGGTACTGGATGCCCTGGAGCTTCTCGACGGTGAGCGGCTCGATCCTTACCGGTCCAAATACGCCAAACACATCCTCGGTGTCGCCAAGAAGAAGGGCCACGGACAGGTGGTCAACCGCTCCGAGCTGATCCAGGACGTTCTCGGCGTGGAATACCTCGCGCCGCAATCGCTCCGCCTCGAACCCGAATGGGCCGTGGTGGTGCTGGCCGCGCTGGTCTATGCCGGCGAGGTGGTCCTATCCATCCCGGGCAAGAAGTTCGATGCCACGGGTCTGGCACAACTGGCCGGAACCGGCATCGACGAACTGGCCCAGTTCAAGCACATCGAGCGACCCAAGGACTGGAACCTTCCTGCGCTCAAGGCGCTTTTCGAACTGCTCGGACTCACGCCGGGAATGGCGCAACTGGTCACCCAGGGCAAGGACGAGCCGGTTCAGGAGCTGCAAAAGGCCGTCACCGCGGCGGTGGAGAAACTCGTGCTCGTGCAGCAAAGCATGCAGACCGGATTGTTCTTTTGGGGCCGCAACCTGCTGGCCGAGGATGAGATCAAGAAGCTCCGCGCGAAACTGGACGAGACCAAGACCTTCCTCGAATCCCTGCAAGCCTACACCACGACCGGCAAGCTCAAGAACTTCCGCTATGACGCCTCGGAAGTGACCGCTCAGCGGAGCGGGCTCGAATCCCTTGCCGAAATCAAGTCGCTCGAGGAACTGGTGGCGGACCTCGGGTCCACGGCATCGTACCTCTCCACCGCGGAGGCGGTCCTGGCCACCGGCCACGAATGGATCGACAAGATGAAGACGGCGCGGGACGAGGTCCTCGCCCAAATCGGTGACCCGGCCAAACGGAGCGCGGCGGCATTCCGCCAGCAGACCCAGCGCAAGCTCGGCGACCTCAAGAAGGCTTATCTGCTGGCCTACCTTTCCATGCACGCCAAAGCGCGTCTCGGCGTGAACGAGGACAAGCGCAAGGCCCAGCTCATGGGCGACGAGCGGCTCAAGGACCTGCAGAAGCTCTCCACCATCGATCTGATGCCGCGCCAGCATCTTTCGGATTTCCAGAACCGGCTCGCCGGATTAAGGAGCTGCTTTGCGCTCACCGAGCAGGAACTGGAAGCATCGCCGGTCTGCCCGCACTGCAACTTCAAGCCGGGTTCGGAACCGCCTGCCACTCCCGCGGCGACGATACTGGACGCCCTGGACGGCGAGCTCGACAAGCTGGTCGAGAACTGGACCCAGACGCTGCTCGCCAACCTTGAAGATCCGACCACCAAGGGGAACCTGAGCCTCCTCAAGCCCGAGCCTCACAAGCTGGTGGACGGCTTCATAAAGAAGCGGACCCTGCCGGACGACCTGGACCAGGACTTCATCCACGCCTTGCAGGAAGTGCTCTCCGGGCTCACTAAGGTCTCGGTCAAGATCGCAGACCTGCGCGATGCCCTGCTCTCGGGCGGCTCACCGGCCACCCCAGCGGAGATGAGGAAGCGGTTTGAGGAATACCTGGACGGGCTGACCAAGGGCAAGGAGCCCGGAAAGGTCCGGATCGTGTTGGAATAG
- the brxF gene encoding BREX-3 system P-loop-containing protein BrxF yields MAEPLADRVIKRIGQAAELYHRLVMLVAPAGAGKTAALQNVHERTAAPLVNVNLELSRRMLDLTERQRALQLPRLLAEIVGISAADVVLLDNVEVLFDVSLKQDPLRLLQGLSRNKTVVVAWSGSIDGEHMVYATPDHPEYKRYPLRDFLVVNPEAVT; encoded by the coding sequence ATGGCGGAGCCTCTCGCCGATAGAGTCATAAAGAGAATTGGCCAGGCTGCCGAGCTGTACCACCGGCTTGTCATGCTGGTGGCCCCGGCTGGTGCGGGCAAGACCGCCGCGCTCCAGAATGTTCATGAGCGTACGGCGGCTCCTCTGGTCAACGTCAACCTCGAACTTTCCCGGCGCATGCTCGACCTCACCGAGCGCCAGCGGGCATTACAGTTGCCCCGCCTCCTCGCGGAGATCGTGGGCATATCCGCAGCCGATGTGGTTCTTCTCGACAACGTCGAGGTCCTCTTCGATGTCTCGCTCAAGCAGGACCCGTTGCGGCTCCTGCAGGGGCTCTCCCGAAACAAAACGGTGGTCGTGGCCTGGAGCGGCTCCATCGACGGCGAGCACATGGTCTATGCGACGCCGGACCACCCCGAGTACAAACGGTATCCCTTACGAGATTTCCTGGTAGTGAACCCGGAGGCCGTTACATGA
- a CDS encoding helix-turn-helix domain-containing protein has protein sequence MEEKQGYVLTIEELSAYLKIPKSTLYKLIREGKIPSQKIGRHWRFRKGAIDHWLEETRANEPGSGGDR, from the coding sequence ATGGAAGAAAAACAAGGCTATGTTCTAACCATCGAAGAGTTATCCGCCTACCTGAAGATACCGAAATCGACGCTCTACAAGCTCATTCGGGAAGGCAAGATCCCCTCCCAGAAGATCGGCCGGCACTGGCGTTTCAGGAAAGGAGCCATTGACCACTGGCTTGAGGAAACGCGAGCGAACGAGCCCGGTTCAGGAGGAGATCGCTAA
- a CDS encoding gamma-glutamylcyclotransferase family protein: MFNPEPTPDRLPNKGTGAPWGHVYGELLTFDDPEARLPAIDRLEGFHPHGPCLYRRVLVTVRTNGAKLPAWLYLVRDRWIGTFKSANQRNPRLIFPSALLRAFDSNCQ; the protein is encoded by the coding sequence ATGTTCAATCCCGAGCCAACCCCCGACCGGCTCCCGAATAAGGGCACAGGCGCGCCCTGGGGCCACGTGTACGGAGAACTTCTCACCTTCGACGACCCCGAGGCCCGCCTTCCGGCCATTGACCGGCTGGAGGGGTTCCACCCACACGGTCCCTGCCTCTACCGCCGCGTACTGGTCACCGTTCGGACAAACGGTGCCAAGCTCCCGGCCTGGCTCTATTTGGTGAGGGATCGCTGGATTGGAACATTCAAAAGCGCTAACCAGCGGAATCCGAGGCTGATTTTCCCATCTGCGCTCCTAAGGGCATTTGACAGCAACTGTCAATAA
- the selB gene encoding selenocysteine-specific translation elongation factor, whose amino-acid sequence MKQIVLGTAGHIDHGKTSLIKALSGIDTDRLKEEKERGITIELGFAHLELPGGRLIGIVDVPGHEKFVKNMVAGATGIDLVALVIAADEGVMPQTREHLEICELLKIRHGVVVLTKIDMVDEEWLELVREDVREYLSETFLADAPIVEVSSQTGEGLDRLLKVLEEQVLKIPEREMGHLFRLPIDRVFSMKGFGTVVTGTTISGSIRLGDEVTIYPQGIDSKIRGIQVHNKEVEEVRAGLRTAVNLQGVEKASIERGNVLATRNGLRPTFMVDVELNLLSSASRKLKNRAKARFHTGTSEIISTVVLLDRDLLEPGSSCYAQIRLDAPTAVLKGDHYVLRSYSPVRTIGGGEILNALPGKKKRFSEAPLAELKKLHTGDLSEVAEVFVRLGRFKGVEEGELPFLANTGRKKIDECLKALKAQKRVVQYDRERGLLIHADFYQRAREELLQTLERYHRDFPLKTGLMKEELRSRTVGSEQPRLFQFLMAQLTAEGRVVQEKEVVRLAEHRVALAEDQEKVRRDLEELYLKGGLQPPYFKEVKEQFPGKTAEEVLNVMVQEGLLVKVKEDLFFHRKVMEDLEARLIEFLREHGEITTPQFKDMTDASRKYTIPLIEYFDRTQVTVRVGDSRVLRKR is encoded by the coding sequence ATGAAGCAGATCGTTCTCGGCACCGCCGGCCACATCGACCACGGAAAGACCTCCCTCATCAAGGCCCTTTCGGGCATCGACACGGACCGTCTCAAGGAGGAGAAGGAGCGTGGCATCACCATCGAACTCGGGTTCGCCCACCTGGAGCTGCCGGGCGGGAGGCTGATCGGGATCGTAGATGTCCCCGGGCATGAGAAATTCGTCAAGAACATGGTCGCCGGGGCTACGGGGATCGATCTGGTGGCGCTCGTCATCGCGGCGGACGAGGGGGTGATGCCCCAGACGCGGGAGCATCTCGAGATCTGCGAGCTTTTGAAGATCCGGCACGGGGTCGTCGTCCTGACCAAGATCGACATGGTGGACGAGGAGTGGCTGGAACTCGTGCGGGAGGACGTGCGGGAGTATCTGTCGGAGACGTTCCTGGCCGATGCGCCGATCGTCGAGGTGTCCTCCCAGACCGGGGAGGGGCTGGACAGGCTTTTGAAGGTGCTGGAGGAGCAGGTTTTGAAGATCCCCGAGCGGGAAATGGGGCATCTTTTCCGGCTCCCGATCGACCGGGTCTTCAGCATGAAGGGGTTCGGGACGGTCGTGACGGGGACCACCATTTCCGGGAGCATCCGGCTCGGGGACGAGGTCACGATCTATCCCCAGGGGATCGATTCGAAGATCAGGGGGATACAGGTCCACAACAAGGAAGTGGAGGAGGTGCGGGCCGGGCTCCGCACGGCGGTGAATCTGCAGGGGGTCGAGAAGGCCTCGATCGAGCGCGGCAACGTGCTCGCGACGCGCAACGGCCTCAGGCCGACCTTCATGGTCGACGTCGAGCTGAACCTGCTCTCGAGCGCCTCCCGAAAGCTCAAGAACCGAGCGAAGGCCCGCTTCCACACCGGCACCTCCGAAATCATCTCGACGGTGGTCCTGCTCGACCGGGATCTGCTCGAACCCGGGTCGAGCTGCTACGCCCAGATCCGGCTCGACGCCCCCACGGCGGTCCTCAAAGGCGACCACTATGTCCTGCGCAGCTACTCGCCGGTCCGGACCATCGGCGGAGGGGAGATCCTCAATGCCCTGCCCGGGAAGAAAAAGCGCTTTTCCGAGGCCCCGCTGGCAGAGCTCAAGAAGTTGCACACCGGGGACCTGAGCGAGGTGGCGGAGGTCTTCGTCCGGCTGGGGCGCTTCAAGGGCGTGGAAGAGGGCGAGCTGCCGTTTCTGGCCAACACGGGCAGGAAGAAGATCGACGAGTGCCTGAAGGCCCTCAAGGCGCAGAAACGGGTCGTCCAGTATGACCGGGAGCGCGGGCTGCTCATCCATGCCGACTTCTACCAGCGGGCCAGGGAGGAACTGCTGCAGACCCTCGAGCGCTACCACCGGGACTTTCCTCTGAAGACCGGCCTCATGAAAGAGGAACTGCGCTCCCGCACGGTCGGGTCCGAGCAGCCGCGGCTCTTCCAGTTCCTGATGGCGCAGCTGACGGCCGAGGGGCGGGTGGTCCAAGAAAAGGAGGTCGTGCGGCTGGCCGAGCATCGGGTGGCCCTGGCCGAGGACCAGGAAAAGGTTCGCCGGGACCTCGAGGAGCTGTACCTGAAGGGCGGCCTGCAGCCCCCCTACTTCAAGGAGGTGAAGGAGCAGTTCCCCGGCAAGACCGCCGAGGAGGTGCTCAACGTCATGGTCCAGGAAGGGCTGCTCGTCAAGGTGAAGGAGGACCTCTTCTTCCACCGCAAGGTCATGGAGGACCTGGAGGCGCGCCTGATCGAATTCCTCAGGGAGCACGGCGAGATCACGACCCCGCAGTTCAAGGACATGACGGACGCCTCCCGCAAATACACGATCCCGCTGATCGAATATTTCGACCGCACGCAGGTGACCGTCAGGGTCGGGGACAGCCGGGTGCTGAGAAAGAGATGA
- the yqeC gene encoding selenium cofactor biosynthesis protein YqeC: MNGRSGMEGAAAGGLREALGLREKELVAVVGGGGKTSLMLALAGELQASGARVVVSTTTKVWQKEARLLPESVTAGGEGWEAALVQGLERHGAVFLGKGLLPSGKVDGIAPEEADALIRRPEVDCLIVEADGAAGRPLKAPADHEPVIPGGASLVVAVMGLEALGKPFSDEWVFRAERFAALTGMQASEIITAPRLARVFLAGAGLFKGSPPGARRVVFLNKLDLLGSEAEALALCRAILEGSGGGIERVVMGAVKQKTFNVFIGKKDDQHLRQG, from the coding sequence ATGAACGGGCGGAGCGGCATGGAGGGCGCTGCGGCGGGCGGGCTTCGGGAGGCCCTGGGCCTGAGGGAAAAGGAGCTCGTGGCGGTCGTGGGGGGCGGGGGCAAGACCAGCCTCATGCTGGCCCTTGCCGGGGAATTGCAGGCATCGGGCGCCCGGGTGGTGGTCAGCACCACCACCAAGGTCTGGCAGAAGGAGGCCCGGCTGCTTCCGGAATCGGTGACGGCGGGGGGCGAAGGCTGGGAGGCCGCCCTCGTGCAGGGCCTCGAACGGCACGGGGCCGTTTTCCTAGGCAAAGGGCTTCTTCCTTCGGGGAAGGTGGACGGGATCGCCCCCGAGGAGGCGGACGCCCTTATCCGGCGCCCGGAGGTGGACTGTCTGATCGTCGAGGCGGACGGCGCGGCCGGACGGCCGCTCAAGGCCCCGGCGGACCACGAACCGGTCATCCCCGGGGGAGCCTCGCTCGTCGTGGCGGTGATGGGGCTCGAGGCCCTCGGGAAGCCGTTCAGCGACGAATGGGTCTTCCGGGCCGAACGGTTCGCCGCCCTGACCGGCATGCAGGCGTCGGAGATCATCACGGCGCCACGGCTCGCGCGGGTGTTTCTGGCCGGGGCCGGCCTGTTCAAAGGCAGCCCGCCGGGGGCGAGACGGGTCGTGTTCCTGAACAAGCTCGATCTCCTCGGTTCGGAGGCGGAGGCGCTTGCGCTTTGCCGCGCGATCCTGGAAGGGTCGGGCGGAGGGATCGAGCGGGTGGTCATGGGCGCCGTCAAACAGAAAACATTCAACGTCTTTATCGGGAAGAAGGATGATCAACATCTACGGCAAGGTTAG